DNA from Algisphaera agarilytica:
GGTCGTGAGGCGCTTCCCGCAAGGGCTCAGCAAACAACGCGGCATAGCGCTTGAACTTCTCGGCACCGTTGTGTTCGCTGTCGAGGATGTGCTGAACCGACTGGGCGAAACGCTCGCGGTACCGTGCCAGCAGCTTGACGACCATGTCGTCCTTGCTGGGGAAGTGGTAGTGCACGCTGGCTTTGCGGATCCCCACCGCCTCGCTGAGGTCCTGAAAGCTCATCGCGTTGAGCCCCCGCCGCTGGACCAGGTCTTGGGCCACGTCCATCAGGCGGGTCAGGGTGTCGGAGGGGGAGGTCGTCACACGGGAAGTCTACCTACCTATTGGTAGGTGTCAAGCCCCGAGTGCAAAATTGCAGCGATTTGCTTGGTTCTGTAATGGGCAGGCTTCACATAAAGAAGTGGGCCTCACTTCGCAGGGCAACTCTGTAAATGGGGCAACAGATTCGGTATCGTTGCTGTGCGTGCGGCGCTCCGTTTAACGTGTCAGGGAGCCGAGGGTTTGGTGTTACAGCGAAAGTACAGGTTAACGCCCGCGATTTTTGGGGCGAATAAAGCCTTCCACTTCGAGATTCCGCAACTCCAGTGAGACGCTGGGTACAAACATTGCTGTTTCTAAGTGCGAGGCCCGGATGGTGACGATGTCTCCTGACGCTCGGAGTTTGTCACCCACCTCCAGATTCCGTGCTTTTCGTGCGAGAGCATTGTTGCCGAAGACTTTGATCTTGGCGATCGACTGCCTGAGTGTTCGGTTGTGATAGGTGACATCAACCGGCTCAAAGTCCAGGTAGATCACCCAAGGTGAAGCCGCAGCGTCTTCGGTTAGTGCGGGATTCTCCAGCACCGTGATCGACTTGATGACTGCTTCGTCCCTGTACCAGTCGTTCCACACCGAGTAGTTGAGAAGCAATTCCGCTTCCTCTGCGGCGGCTTTTGACCAGACCCCCGAATCTTCGTTGGGCTGAGCCTGGGGAGGGAATTTTTTCAATAGATCGGTGATATCACGGATCGGTTTGCTGACCCATCCGGAAGATTGTTTTGGGGTTTTCGGCGGGGAAGTATTGCCGCTAGCTTTTGCTTCGGCGTCTCGCAATTTCATTTTGAGCAATGCGATTTCGGCTTGAAGTTGCTCAACCTCCGCGTCCGTTGCGGCGTGGGCGATGTCGGGTGCGTGTAGGGACAGACCGATGAATAGGGCCAGGCAGGCGGCGGCGATACGCATGGGAAAGCTTCCTCGGAAAAAGTTGTGGAATCTGAAACTTGGCGAGTCGCGTTAGGACCGCTCGTCCATCGGGGTGATGCCGTGCTTAGCGGGGCCGGTGTAGACCTGGCGGGGGCGGTAGATGCGGCTCTTGGTATCGCGGACTTCTTTCCAGTTGGCGATCCATCCGGGCATCCGGCCGATGGCGAACATGACGGTAAACATGTCGCTGGGGATGCCCATGGCCCGCATGATGATGCCCGAGTAGAAGTCGACGTTCGGGTAGAGCTTGCGGCTGGTGAAGTACTCGTCGTTGAGTGCGGCTTCTTCCAGACGGCGGGCGATGTTGAGAAGCGGGTCGTTGACGCCGAGCTTGTCGAGCACCTTGTCGGCCGAGGCCTTGAGGATGCGGGCGCGGGGGTCGTAGTTCTTGTAGACGCCGTGCCCGAAGCCGTAGAGCTTGCCCTTGGTGGCCTTGATGTCATCCAGGTACTGGTTGATGTCGACGCCGGATTTTTCGATCTCGTTGAGCTGGTTGATGACCGCGACGTTGGCCCCGCCGTGCAGCGGGCCGGAGAGGGCGGCGACGCCCGCGGAGACCGAGGCGAAGAGGTTGGCGCCGGAGCTGCCGACCATGCGGACGGTCGAGGTCGAACAGTTCTGCTCGTGGTCGGCATGGAGGATGAGGATGAGGCTGAGCGCCTTGATCACATCCGGGTCCATCTCGAAGTGGTCGTGCGGGTTGGAGAACATCAGGTGCAGGAAGTTCTCGCAGTAGCTGTTGGTCGGCTTGGGATACATGATCGGCAGGCCCGCCGAGGTGCGGTAGGCACCGGCGGCGAGGGTGCGGACCTTGGAGATCAGCTTGGCGGCGGCCTCCTCGAAGGTGCTGTCGTCTTCCATGTTCATGACCTCGGGCTGGTAGGCCGAGATCGCGTTGATGGTTGCCGAGAGGATGGCCATGGGGTGGCCGTTGGCGGGGAAGGCGTGGAAGGCCTGGATGACGCCTTCGTGGATCATCTGGTGCTGGGTGAGCAGCGAGCGGAAGTGGGCGACGTGGTCCGCGGTGGGCAGCTCGCCGTAGATGAGCAGCAGGGCGGCTTCGATGAACGAGCAGTTGGCACAGACGTCTTCGATGGGGATGCCGCGGTAGCGGAGGATGCCCGCCTCGCCGTCGATGAAGGTGATCTCGCTGCGGACGCTGCCGGTGTTGCGGTAGCCCTCGTCGAGGGTGATGTAGCCGGTCTGAGCGCGGAGCTTGGCGATGTCGATGGCGTGTTCGTCTTCGGTGCCGACGATGATGGGCAGGTCAAGCGGCTCGTGGCCGGGGAGCTCGAGGCGGGCGGTTTGGGCAGGGGCCGCGTTTTGGGTGGTCATCGTCAAAAAATCCGTCGTGACTGGGGCTGAAAGGTGAGAAAATCAAGTGTAGGGGCTGATCGGGCTTCACGCCAGCGGCTTCGATGCCAAAACCAGCTTAAACACTATATTGACCAAAGGTTCATACACTTTCGGCCTCCATTCCTCTCGGATCCGCCATGACGTTCATCCTCGCTCTGGATCAGGGCACCACCAGTTCGAGGTCGATCCTCTTCGATCGGGCCGGAGAAGCCCTGGGGGTGGCCCAGCAGGAGTTTGCCCAGCACTTCCCCCAGCCCGGCTGGGTCGAGCACGACGCCGAGGTGATCTGGCAGACCCAGCTCGACACCGCCCGGCAGGTGCTCCGCGAAACCGGGACCGACCCCCGCGACATCGCCGCGATCGGCATCGCCAACCAGCGGGAGACGGCCGTGCTCTGGGACCGCAAGACCGGCCAGCCGATCCACCACGCGATCGTCTGGCAGGACCGACGCACGGCAGCGTTCTGCCAACAGCTCATCGAAGAGGGCCACGCCCCGACCATCCGCCGGAAGACCGGGCTGGTGGTGGATGCGTATTTCTCCGCCTCCAAGCTCCGCTGGATGCTCGACCGTGTCGAGGGTGCACGCGACGCCGCCGAGCGCGGCGAGCTGGCGTTCGGCACGATCGATAGCTGGCTCATCTACCGCCTCACGGGTGGACAGCGTCACGTCACCGACCCCAGCAACGCCAGCCGGACCATGCTCTACAACCTGCACGATCACGCGTGGGACACGGAGTTGCTCGAGTTGTTCGACATCCCCGCGAGCGTGTTGCCCGAGGTGGTGGACAGCAGCGCGGTGGTGGGCGAGAGCGATGCGGATGTCTTGGGCGCGGCGATCCCGATTGCGGGCTTGGCGGGCGATCAGCAGGCGGCGCTCTTCGGGAACCAATGCGTCTCGCCGGGCGAGCTCAAAACCACTTACGGCACGGGCTGCTTCATGCTCATGAACACCGGCGATATCCCCGTGGACTCGGCCCACCGCCTGCTGACGACGGTGGCGTGGCGGATCGCCGGCGAAACGACGTATGCCCTGGAGGGCTCGGTCTTCATCGGCGGGGCGGTGGTGCAGTGGCTCCGTGACGGCCTGGGGCTGATCGTCAAAGCCTCGGAGATCGAAGCGCTCGCGGCATCGGTGCCCGACTGCGGCGGGGTGACCCTGGTGCCGGCCTTCGCGGGATTGGGAGCCCCGTATTGGGACGCGGACGCCCGGGCTCTGATCGCGGGGATCACACGCGGCACAACCAAAGCCCATTTCGCCCGGGCCGCGCTCGAAGGCATCGCCTTTCAGGTGGCGGACGTGATGGGTGTGATGGAGAAAGACGCGGGCCGGAAGATCGAAGCGATGCGTGTCGACGGCGGGGCGAGCGCGAACAACCTGTTGATGCAGATGCAGGCCAACCTCTCGCAATGCGAGGTCATCCGGCCACGCGTGACCGAGACGACCGCCTTGGGCGCTGCGTACCTCGCGGGCCTCGCAGTGGGTTTCTGGGAAAGCCAGGAACAGATCGCGGCGCAGTGGTCGGCCGAGCGAACGTTCGCGGCCGAGATCGCGGAGGAAGCGGCCGAGGCGCAGCGTGCGCAATGGTCCCGCGCGGTAGAGCGGGCTGCCGGTTGGGACCGCGCAGCGAGTGCCGAGGGTTAGGATCGCTTGGCGTCCGCCCGCTACCCAGTGGCAGACACGGGAATGGGTTCAAGGAGTATGTGTTCGATGGACGTAAAGAAGTGGCAGGTGGTCGATCTGAAGTTCTCTGCTGCGGAGCAGGTTGCCCAGCCGTTTGAGGTCGAGTTCGCGGGGCGGTTTGTGTGTGGCGACCGCGAGTTGGTCGTGCCGGGCTTTTACAACGGTGGGCAGGAGTGGGTGCTGCGTTTCTCGGCCCCCGCTGAGGGGGCGTGGGAATACACCACCACGTCGTCGCTGGAATCGCTCGCGGGCAAGACCGGGCAGCTCATGGCGGGCCACAACACCAACCCGCGCCAGCACGGTGGGCTGGTGCTTAACCCCGAATCGCCGCAGGAGTTTTTCTACGAAGACGGCTCGCCGTGTTTCGTGTTGGCGTTCGAAGCGGATTGGATGTTCGCGCTCGATTACGACAACGCCGAGGATGCACCCAAGAGCCGGCAACTGCTGGACCACCTCGTGGACTGCCGGGTGAACCAGGCGGTGTTGACGGTGTATTCCTACGACGTGGATTGGCCGAAGGATGCCAAGCTCGCCGACCACCCTGAGCATGAGTACGGCGGCCGGGATGATATCTATCCCTTTGGGGGGAGCAACAGTGAGCCGGATTTCTCAACGCTCAACGTCGCATTCTTCCAGAAGTTCGACCGCGTGGTCGCGCTGATGAACGAGCGGGGCATAACCGCCCACCTGATGATCTACGTCTGGAACAAGCTCGTGCAGTGGCCCGACGCGGAGTCGCTCGAGGACAACCGCTATTTCGATTACATCATCAAGCGGTACCAGGCTTATCCCAACGTGGTGTGGGACGTCTCGAAGGAAGCCCTCAACAACGCACGCTGCAGCGAGGACTACGGCCGGGAGCGGATCGAGCGTATCCGTAACCTCGACGCTTACGGCCGGCTGGTCACCGTGCACGACGGCGGGTTCTGCGAGCGGAACGCGGAGTTGGTCGATTTCATCTCCTGGCAGCACTGGAGTGCTTCGATCTACGACAAGATGCTGGCGGTGTACGAGAAGTATCCCACCCAGCCGGTGTTCAACATCGAGCACGGCGGGTACGAACTTTCTCACTACGAAGTCTTCCCCGGCGACTACACCAACCCCGAGCTCTGCCTGCGTCGCAACTGGCTGATTCAATTCGCCGGGGTGTATACGACCTATTACTGGCAAGGCGCCGCATGGAACGTGTTGATCCACAGCCCGTTCGATCAGCCTGACGGCTTCCCCGAGCCGAGGTTCGAGTATTACCGTCACTTCGCGGACTTCTTCGCCCAGTTCCCCGTATCAAGGTTCAAACCCGAGCCCGGGCGGAACTTCAG
Protein-coding regions in this window:
- a CDS encoding TetR/AcrR family transcriptional regulator, producing MTTSPSDTLTRLMDVAQDLVQRRGLNAMSFQDLSEAVGIRKASVHYHFPSKDDMVVKLLARYRERFAQSVQHILDSEHNGAEKFKRYAALFAEPLREAPHDRGCLCGMLAAEMLTLNGPAADAVLAFFAENHGWIKRILDEGTQDGTLAVVGSSKSSAQFILSSLEGALLIARTQGGLKHMQSATKTLLQMFRPLGG
- a CDS encoding citrate synthase, coding for MTTQNAAPAQTARLELPGHEPLDLPIIVGTEDEHAIDIAKLRAQTGYITLDEGYRNTGSVRSEITFIDGEAGILRYRGIPIEDVCANCSFIEAALLLIYGELPTADHVAHFRSLLTQHQMIHEGVIQAFHAFPANGHPMAILSATINAISAYQPEVMNMEDDSTFEEAAAKLISKVRTLAAGAYRTSAGLPIMYPKPTNSYCENFLHLMFSNPHDHFEMDPDVIKALSLILILHADHEQNCSTSTVRMVGSSGANLFASVSAGVAALSGPLHGGANVAVINQLNEIEKSGVDINQYLDDIKATKGKLYGFGHGVYKNYDPRARILKASADKVLDKLGVNDPLLNIARRLEEAALNDEYFTSRKLYPNVDFYSGIIMRAMGIPSDMFTVMFAIGRMPGWIANWKEVRDTKSRIYRPRQVYTGPAKHGITPMDERS
- the glpK gene encoding glycerol kinase GlpK; this encodes MTFILALDQGTTSSRSILFDRAGEALGVAQQEFAQHFPQPGWVEHDAEVIWQTQLDTARQVLRETGTDPRDIAAIGIANQRETAVLWDRKTGQPIHHAIVWQDRRTAAFCQQLIEEGHAPTIRRKTGLVVDAYFSASKLRWMLDRVEGARDAAERGELAFGTIDSWLIYRLTGGQRHVTDPSNASRTMLYNLHDHAWDTELLELFDIPASVLPEVVDSSAVVGESDADVLGAAIPIAGLAGDQQAALFGNQCVSPGELKTTYGTGCFMLMNTGDIPVDSAHRLLTTVAWRIAGETTYALEGSVFIGGAVVQWLRDGLGLIVKASEIEALAASVPDCGGVTLVPAFAGLGAPYWDADARALIAGITRGTTKAHFARAALEGIAFQVADVMGVMEKDAGRKIEAMRVDGGASANNLLMQMQANLSQCEVIRPRVTETTALGAAYLAGLAVGFWESQEQIAAQWSAERTFAAEIAEEAAEAQRAQWSRAVERAAGWDRAASAEG
- a CDS encoding DUF5060 domain-containing protein; this translates as MDVKKWQVVDLKFSAAEQVAQPFEVEFAGRFVCGDRELVVPGFYNGGQEWVLRFSAPAEGAWEYTTTSSLESLAGKTGQLMAGHNTNPRQHGGLVLNPESPQEFFYEDGSPCFVLAFEADWMFALDYDNAEDAPKSRQLLDHLVDCRVNQAVLTVYSYDVDWPKDAKLADHPEHEYGGRDDIYPFGGSNSEPDFSTLNVAFFQKFDRVVALMNERGITAHLMIYVWNKLVQWPDAESLEDNRYFDYIIKRYQAYPNVVWDVSKEALNNARCSEDYGRERIERIRNLDAYGRLVTVHDGGFCERNAELVDFISWQHWSASIYDKMLAVYEKYPTQPVFNIEHGGYELSHYEVFPGDYTNPELCLRRNWLIQFAGVYTTYYWQGAAWNVLIHSPFDQPDGFPEPRFEYYRHFADFFAQFPVSRFKPEPGRNFSSFCMSDGEGTLLYYIPQEHEKLSVYLAQPEGTIQWFNTLTGQFTERLPSTAPFYQSPWRGEADAVVICRTKDTE